Proteins from a single region of Arctopsyche grandis isolate Sample6627 chromosome 1, ASM5162203v2, whole genome shotgun sequence:
- the LOC143908958 gene encoding uncharacterized protein LOC143908958 gives MIISFPTLGGKFIIFVLWILGSYSNVQSNPFVIHHYFKLILTRLSTLRENGRAEDVLSVRALIIQRYAIPSKNPHLLTYTTNTPHKTNTKRTHVGTMRGSNLKKRIKKTLITTTEAPQPGCSQTAQMETEWQFPKHTAKNVKDVAPEFKIQEKNKFEGLLEVSDVPRSGGRIPPIIMTATGTHGSMIESIKKFIKDFTMTYIGQNNVKIQCKSLEDFKKLRDGLTPDRQFHTFSRKEEKEIKSVVRGLPKLPEADIKDDIIRQGFPVTKVIQMKTKEPRSNATELYLVFFEPSVSAKKIKEIRCQEYGHAAKNCNRQAKCVKCAGTHLTAQCNQGIVTPAVCSGCSGSHPANFKDCPKRQSYLKMLESRKNRASIVKANPWKLPVVQPQNIPVVNDHNFPKLPTIKTPSPNIPNIPKKPHQPTNPNIQPTTDLTSMASMTKMLKILQEIRAKASGCTDKLELALMLVEYLDVFD, from the exons ATGATCATTTCGTTTCCCACtctaggaggaaaatttattatttttgttttatggatattaggatcctattccaatgtccaatccAATCCCTTCGTGATTCatcattatttcaaattaattctcactcgtctctcgacgctccgtgagaacggacgtgccgaagacgtactctctgtgcgagcgctcataatacagcgatacgccataccgtcaaaaaacccacaccttttaacatacaccacaaacaccccccacaaaacgaacaccaaacgaacacatgttggcaccatgcgaggatccaacctgaaaaagcgaattaagaagacactgataactacaaccgaagctcctcaaccaggctgctctcagaccgctcagatggagaccgagtggcagtttccaaaacatacggcaaagaacgtgaaagatgttgctcctgaatttaaaattcaggagaaaaacaaatttgaagggctcttggaagtttccgatgtccccagaagcggtggaagaatcccgcccatcatcatgacagctactggcactcacggcagcatgatcgagtcgatcaagaagtttataaaagacttcacaatgacttacattggtcaaaataatgtcaagatacaatgtaaaagtcttgaagactttaaaaaacttcgggatggattgacaccagaccgacaattccataccttttccaggaaggaggaaaaggaaataaaaagtgtcgtacgtggcttgccgaaattgccggaagctgatattaaagatgacatcatcagacagggattccctgtaaccaaagtcatacagatgaagacgaaggagcctaggagcaacgccaccgagctatacttggtgttcttcgagccatcggtatcggcaaagaagattaaagaaatccg atgccaagaatatggacacgctgcgaaaaactgcaatcggcaggccaagtgcgtcaaatgtgccggcactcacctcaccgcacaatgcaatcaaggaatagttacccctgctgtctgctcaggctgttcaggatctcaccccgctaacttcaaagactgtccaaaaagacagagctatctgaaaatgctggaatcgaggaagaatcgagcatcaattgtcaaagccaacccttggaaactcccagtggtgcagccacaaaatatcccggtcgttaacgatcataacttcccaaagctaccgaccattaaaactccgtcaccaaatatcccaaatatccctaaaaaaccccaccaaccaaccaatcccaacattcaaccaacaacagacctaacttccatggcgtctatgacgaagatgttgaagatcctccaggagattcgtgccaaggccagtggttgcaccgacaaactagagctggcactcatgcttgtcgaatatctcgatgtctttgattaa